The DNA segment CTCGCCGATCAACGCCCTGCTCTCCGCCACGCCGGCGGACAAGAAGGGCAAGAAGAACGGCAGCGTGTCCCTCGCCGACCGCATTCGCGCGCTGCAGGACAAGGCCGGCGAAACGCCCGCGCCAGCGCCGGGCGGCGCGGCCACGGCGAAGCGTACGCCGAAACAGGATCGCGCGATCGCGAGCTGAGGCCGGTGCGGGGCGCCAAACCCGCGCAGGTCCGTGAATGCTTCGATCGCGGGAGCGTGCCGACAAGCGCTTTCGGGCGCTTACAATAACGGCGGCCCAAGGACGCCATCCCAGGAGGACACTGCCCATGAATCTCGCCCGCATGCTAAAGGCGCGCGCCGATGTCGGCCGCCCGGTGCGCGTCGGCCTCATTGGCGCCGGCAAGTTCGGCTCCATGTTCCTGTCGCAGGTACGCACGACGCCCGGTCTGCATCTGCTCGGCATCGCCGACCTGTCCGCCCCCCGCGCCCGCGCGGCGCTGGAGCGTACCGGCTGGGACACCGACGCCGCCGTCGCCACCTCGTTCGATCAGGCGCTGCGCACCGGGCGCACCATGCTCACCGAGGATGCCGAGGCGCTCATTTCGGCCGACGGGCTGGACGTCGTCATCGAGGCGACCGGCAGCCCGGCGGCGGGCGCGGCCCACGCGCTGAAGGCCATCGCCCACGACCGTCACATCGTGATGGTGACGGTGGAGGCCGACGTCCTTGTCGGGCCGCTTCTGGCCACCCATGCCCGGCAGGCCGGCGTGGTCTATTCCATGGCCTATGGCGACCAGCCCGCGCTGGTGTGCGAAATGGTGGACTGGGCGCGGTGCTGCGGCTTCCATGTCGTCGCCGCCGGCAAGGGCACCAAGTATCTGCCCGCCTATCACGCCTCGACCCCGGACACGGTGTGGCAGCACTACGGCCTCACCCCCGAGCAGGCGGCGGAGGGCGGCATGAACGCGCAGATGTTCAATTCCTTCCTCGACGGCACCAAATCCGCCATCGAGATGGCCGCCATCGCCAATGCCGCCGGCCTTGCGGCGCCCTCGGACGGCCTCCTGTTCCCGCCCTGCGGCGTGGACGACCTCGCCACCATCCTGCGCCCGCGCAGCGCGGGCGGAGTGCTGGAGCAGTCGGGGACGGTCGAGACCGTCTCCAGCATCGAGCGCGACGGCCGGCCGGTGTATCGGGACCTGCGCTGGGGCGTCTATGTGGTGTTCGAGGCCGAGCCGGGATCGCAGGGCGACTACGCCCGCCGCTGCTTCAAGGAATATGGCGTGGTCACCGATTCCTCCGGCCGCTACACCGCGCTCTATCGCCCCAATCACCTCATCGGGCTGGAGCTGGGCGTCAGTGTGGCTTCCGCCGCCCTGCGCGGCGAGCCGACCGGAACCACGGATGCCTTCAATGGCGATGTCGTCGCGGTGGCGAAGCGTGCGCTGAAGAGCGGCGAGGTGCTGGATGGCGAGGGCGGACACACAGTGTGGGGCAAGGTGCTGCCCGCCGCCGCCTCGCTGGCGCGCGGCGCCCTGCCCATCGGCCTTGCCCACCGCGTCACGCTGAAACGCGACATCGCCGCTGGCAACGTTGTCGGCTGGGCCGATGTGTCCATTGAGGATACGGCAATCGTGCGGCTGCGCCGCGAGATGGAGCGTGCCTTCGCCGGCACGGCGGTGGCCGCGCAATAGTGCGCCCCGCTCCACGCCTCCATCGGGCGATGTTCGGCCGATGGAGGCGTGGGCGCCCCATCTGGACAGAAAGCGCGACTTCGCTTATCTCACGCGCCACGGTCAGCAGTTCACCGAGGCGTTGCCGCCCCTCACGGGGAGCTAAACCTGCAAGACGTTCAGACCCCGCACTTGTCCTCGTGCCTGGTCGCAAGACGGCAACCCCGACACTTCCTCGCGGAAAGGCACGTACCGAGGATAGGTCATGACCCGAACCGTTTTGCCGTTCGAGGCGCCGGATATCTCCGCCCTCGCCAGAAACCTCCACCGACAGATCACCGCGCTCGATCGCGCGCCCGGCCATGTGGAGATTCTCAACATGCTGGCGCGCGGGGCCGGCTTCCGGAACTTTCAGCATCTGCGCGCGGACAGTCAGGCCCGCCTCCGGCTGGAAAGCGCCGCGCCGCCACCGCCCGCCCCCACCGCCGATCACACCCGCTGCGCCCGAACGCTTCGGGTCTTCGACACCGAGGGCCAGCTGGTGCGCTGGCCCAAGAAGCGCAACCAGCAGGAACTGTGCCTGTGGGTGCTGTGGTCGAGGCTGCCGGCGCGCGAGACCTTCGCGGAACGGCGGATGAATGATGAGCTGAACCGGCTTCACCTGTTCGGCGATCATGCCCTGCTGCGCCGCGAGCTGGTGGAGTTCGGCCTGTTTCGCCGCACGCCGGACGGACGCGAGTATTCCCGCGTCGAGCGTGCTCCGCCGCCGGAACTGGCCGTCATGCTGACAGGGCTGCGAGAGCGGGCGCGGGCCTAGCCCGGCCCGCCGGCCGCGCGCGAACGGAACGTGAAGCGGAGGCGGCGCCAGCGCGATCCGCTTCACGTCCCAACAGCTGGAGCCCGGAAATGATGCCGCGATGTCGTGGCCGGTGTTGAAGGCCGCGCGCCCCCCTGCCCGGACGCGGAAAGGCATGGCCGCACGGCATCGCCTCACGCCGGCTCGTCGAGCCGGCGTGGCGCTTACGCCATCTCGCGAGTGGCGACCACCCAGTCGCGCGCGCGCATTTCGGGATTGTCGTTGAGAAGAATGTCGGTCACCACGGCAAGGCTGTCGGCCCCGGCCTGGCGCACGCCTGCGGCGCGCTCGATGGTGAGCCCACCAATGCCGACCAGAGGCAGGTCGCCGATGCGCTGCTTCCACCGGGTGACACGCTCCAGGCCCTGCGGCTCCCAGCGCATTTTCTTGAGGATGGTCGGGTAGACCGGACCCAGCGCGACATAGTCCGGCTGCGCGCCCAACGCGATTTCCAGTTCCGCCTCGTCATGAGTGCTGATGCCGAGCCGGATGCCGGCGCGGCGAATGGCCGGCACGTCAGCCTCGGCAAGGTCTTCCTGCCCCAGATGGACGAAGTCGCACCGCTCGTCGATGGCGAGGCGCCAATGGTCGTTCACCACCAGTTGGGCGCCATAGCGCTCACAGACATCCCGCGCTGCCGCGATCTCGCGGCGAAGCTGCGGCTCGTCCATATCCTTGGCGCGCAGCTGCACCAGCTTCACGCCCTGCGGCAACAGTCGCGGCAACCATGAGGTGCGGTCGACAATGAGATAGAACGGGTCGAGCTTCATGTCGCACCTGCCTGAAGGGTCAATCGCCGAGAACGGCCCGGCCCATGACCGGGGTCGAGGGTGCGGCCATGTCGCGGGCGTCGATAGGGTCGGCGATCACGGCCTCGCGGCCGGCCTCTATCGCACGGGCGAAGGCGCGCGCCATGCGCACCGGGTCGCCCGCCTTGGCCACCGCCGTGTTGAGCAACACGGCATCGTAGCCCATCTCCATCGCCGCCGCCGCGTGCGAAGGCAGGCCGATGCCCGCATCGACGACCAGCGGAACGCCGGGGAAATGCGCCCGCAGCGAACGCAGGCCGTAAGGGTTGTTGAGCCCCCGGCCCGATCCGATCGGCGCGCCCCAGGGCATCAGCACCTCGCAGCCGGCCGAGATCAGCTTCTCCGCCACCACCAGGTCCTCGGTCGTGTAGGGAAACACCTGGAACCCGTCGCGCGCGAGAATGCGTGCCGCCTCCACCAGCCCGAAGACGTCGGGCTGGAGCGTGTCGTCCTCGCCGATCACCTCCAGCTTGACCCAGGGCGTGTCGAACAGGTCGCGCGCCATTTCGGCGGTGGTCACGGCTTCCTTCACCGTCTTGCAGCCCGCCGTGTTGGGCAGCACCTTCACGCCGAGATCACGGATGATCTTCCAGAAGCTCTGCCCCGCCTTGGCCGCCCCGGACTCGCGGCGCAGCGAGACGGTGACGATCTCGGCGCCACTGGCGCGGATCGCGTCGGCGAGAATGGCGGGCGAGGGATATTGCGCCGTGCCCAGCAGCAGCCGCGAGGCCACCCGCGTGCCGTAGAAGTCCACGGCATCGGCAAGGCCGGCGGTTTCGAGACCGGCGGTGTTGGGTGTCAAGGCGTCCATCTCAGCCTCCCTGCATCGGAGCGAGTATTTCCACGCGGTCACCATCGGCGATCGGCGTCCCCGACCGCTTGACCGCGCGCACGACAGCGCCGTTCAGCGCCGTAGCAATGATGGCCTCTGCCAGGCCAAGTTCGCCGAGCAGTTCGGCGAGCGTGCCAGCCCCGGTGTCGGCCGGCTCACCATTCACGATGATCTTCATCCATGACCTCCGGGAAATGCGTCCCGTCGAACGCCAGTTCCGCCACCCGCCGCGCCAGCGCCGGCGCCAGCAGGTAGCCGTGGCGGTAGAAACCGTTGACGTAGATGGTCTTGCCGCGACGGCGGATGCGCGGAAGATTGTCCGGAAAGGCGGGCCGGACATCGGCGCCGATCTCGACGATCTCGGCCTCGCCGAAAGCCGGGTGCAGGGCGTAGACCGCCGACAGCAGTTCCAGCATCGAGCGCCCCGTCACCCGCCCGCGCTCGTCATTCTCGATCGAGGTGGCCCCGATCATGAAGTGCCCGTCGCCGCGCGGCACGATGTAGACCGGTATCCGCGGATGGAGCATGCGCACCGGCCGCTTCAGGGCGATCTCGGTGGAATAGAGCACCAGCATCTCGCCCTTCACACCGCGAAGGTCGGCCAGCTGGTCGCGGGCGGCGAGGCCACGACAGTCGATGACCACATCGCTCTGATCGGCCTGATCGTCCGCCTCATCGTACCCATCGGCCTCGTAGCGCATGTCGATGCCGAACTGGCCGGTGAGCTTGCGGGTCAGCGCGGCGAGCGCCTTGCGCGGCTCCAGATGCGCTTCGGTGGGGAAGAAAAGCCCCTGGTCGAAACGCCCTTCAAGATCCGGCTCCAGCGCGGCAAGGCGCTGGCCGTCGATCCATTCATAGTTCGTGGTACGGCGCGAAAACCGCCTGAGGTCTGGCAGGTCGCGCGGCTGGGCCAGCACCAGGCTGCCCTCGGTGGGCACATCCGGGACTTCGCGCCGCCAGTAATCCAGCGATTCAAGGCCCATCTCGGCCACCAGCGGCTCGGCGCTTTCGCGTTCGCACCACGGTGCCAGCATCCCGCCAGCATACCAGGAGCACCCCTGCCCCGACGCCGATTTGCGTTCAACGACAGTTACTTGTGCCCCGCGCAACGCCAAAGCATGGGCGCAGGTCAGGCCCGCCACGCCGGCACCAACCACTTTCACGCGCAGCGAATTGACGGCCCGGTCCGTCACCGCTCCGTCATGTGTTCCGTTAGAGGATGTCATGCAAGCCTCCCTCCGCCAGTTTCAACTGGATCAGGTTCAAAGGGTCGCCATGCCGCGCATATGCGCGTCGATGGCCTCTCAGCCTCCTGACGAGGCTCCCCTGGACAGGCTTGATATAGTCGTGGAGCCGACGATTGTCACCGTGCCGCGGGCATTATTCCCACGTCATCCGATACGGGATGGCAGGTTCACGACATTGTCCGGCGGACGGTGCGTCGCGGTGTCTATGGCGCGGTGCAAAGCCTCGCGGCCAAACGGTTTTCCAAGGCGCAGCACGCCCGCATTGGCATCCTGAGGCAGTTCGGCGTAGCCCGTGCCCAGAATGATCGGCAGGTTCGGCCGGCGCTCACGGATCGCCGCCGCCAGCTGGACCCCGGTCATGCCAGGCATGGCCTGATCGGTAAGCACGACGTCGAAATCGGCACCGGTATCGAGAACAGCCAGCGCCGCCTTGCCGGAGGACGCCTCGGTCACCCGATAGTTGAGGTCTTCCAGCATCGCCGACGTGGCGGAAAGGACAAGCGGATCGTCATCCACCACGAGAACGCGGGCCTGCCCTCCCTCCATGACTTTCGCCGACGCAGAATAAGCATCTGAACCCACAGACTTTTTCGCCGCAGCTTCAGCGAGGGGCAGGTAAATCGACGCCGTCGTCCCCTTCCCCGGCCGACTGCTGAGAACAAGCCGACCGCCGGACTGGGCCGCAAGGCCGTGCACCATGGCAAGGCCAAGGCCCGTCCCCTTGCCGACTCCCTTGGTCGTGAAGAACGGTTCGGCGGCGCGGTTCAGCGTGTCGTCATCCATGCCGGTGCCGGTATCGGTCACGCTGAGACAGAAATAGTGATTCGGGGGAAGCTCTTCCGAATCCGGTTCACCGTCGGCCACGATCACCTCCTCGCGCGCAGCGATGGTGATGGTTCCGCCATCAGGCATGGCATCGCGGGCGTTGACCGCGAGATTGAGCAGGGCCAGTTCGAGCTGGTTGGAATCGACCCGCGCGCGCGGCAGGCCAAGAGGAAAGCGGGTTTCGATCTGAATGCTCGGCCCGATTGACCGGCGCATCAGATCCGCCATCCCAAGCACGAGCTCGGGAACGTCGACAGGCTCGGGATTGAGGTCCTGGCGACGCGCGAAGGCCAGCATGCGCTGGGTTAGCGCGGCTCCGCGCTGGGCGGCCTGCATGGTGTTGTCGAGGAGCGCGATCAAGCGCGGCTCGTCCGGGGCGCGCTTGCGAGCCAATTCCAGATTGCCGACAATAACCGCGAGAAGATTGTTGAAGTCGTGGGCGATGCCGCCGGTCAGCCGGCCAATGGCCTCTAGCTTCTGAGCCTGGCGTAGCGCCTCCTCGGCCTGGCGTCGCTCGGTGACATTGATCAATCCGCACAACGTCTTGGTAAGCCGCCCCTCGCTGTCTCGTTCTGCAACGGCCGACAATATGCAGTCGAGCACACGGCCATCGCGCGCGATCAGCTTGTATTCAGCCTCGCGCAGTTCGCCCGTGTCGAGCAGCTGCGGCCAGTGCTCATCCGTGCGCCGGCGTGCGGAATCGACGGTCATGAAGTCCGTGAGCGGACGGCCGACAACTTCCTCTCGGCCATACCCCAGGAGATCGAGCCAACTGTCACTGACCTGCTCGATCCGCCCCTCGGCGTTGAGTGAATGCAGCGGCAGTGGGGTGCGGCGATAGAGGGTGCGGTAACGCTCCTCCCCCTCCCGCCAGAGGAGCGCCTCGCGCTCCATCAGGCGGCTGGACCGACGATCGTGAACGGCAGCCATCAACGCGGCGGCAAGGATGACAAAGGTAGCAGCGGTGACAGCGATAACGATGTCGATGTTGTCGATACCCGGATCTATGTCCGGTATCATTTCGTGTGAACTCACCGGCAACGTCGTGCCGAACATTGCCACGTAGTGCATGCCCGAGATGCCGATGCCGAGCGCCAATGAGCCCGCAACACGCTGCCGCAATGAATGGTGGCGAAACGCCAGCCAAACCGCCGCCGTCGACGCGGCGATCGCCACAAGCGTGGCGATGGCAACGAAACGCCAGTCGTTCGTGACCTCGCCATTCAGGCGCATGGCGGCCATGCCGGTGTAATGCATCGCGACGATGCCGAGCCCCATGAAGCAGCCGGCCGCCAGCACCGATCGACGGCTGACCTTCGACCGACTGGAAAGAGCCAGCGCGGCACCCGTGACGACAACAGCGATCGTGAATGAAAGGATGGTCAGCCCGATGTCGTAGGACACGGGCGCGTCGAGGTGGAGGGCGAGCATGGCCACGAAGTGCATGGCCCAGATCCCGCCGCCAAGCACAATAGCGGCTGTGGCCAGCCATCCCACTTTCGCGACGCTGCGGGCACGCGGAATGCGGCCTGCCAAATCGAGCGCCGTATAAGAGGCGGCAACGGCGATCAGAATCGACACCGCGACGAGCACTGGTTCATGTGAACCCATCACATCCATCGGCACGTGCGCGCAGCTCCCACAACTGATGCCTCAAGGGCATCCGGACGTCTTATCGCCTCCGATACCATGCTGCCGACATCCCCCGCACCCCGCCTAGGGGAGTGCACCGTCCGCCGCATATGATCCGCTCGTCGGCCCTCCAACGATGTCCCCTTGAAGCTCGATGAGAGGCAGGAACACCCCCTTAGGCCGAACTCACGGTTGATCAAATGATCGCGTCCAACTAGCGAAACTCGAGCCGATGGCCTTTGGTTCCAGAGCAGCGACAGCAAGTGCAGGGAAGGAAAGAGTTAGGATGCGTAAAGCAGCAAGGGCGTCTGGAAATGGCTCGCGAAAGTTCATCCCGGCATGGGCTGCCGCCGAGATCAGCGTGGTGCTCGCCCTGATCGGCGTGGCCGCCGGGCTTCTCATCTTCGCGCTCATTGCCGACGAGGTCGTCGAAGGCGAAACGCACGCCTTTGACGAGGCCATCCTGCTCGCCTTCCGCACTGCCGGCGACCCTGCCGATCCGGTCGGACCGCGCTGGCTCGAGATGGCCGTGAGGGACATCACCTCGCTTGGCAGCTCGACGGTTCTGATGCTGGTGACGCTCGCGGCGATCGGCTTCCTCGTTGCCGACCGCAAGCGAGCCACCGCCCTTTTCGTGTTCCTGGCCGTGGCGGGCGGGGTATTGCTGAGTTTCCTGCTCAAGATCGGATTCGATCGCCCACGGCCCGATCTCGTCGCTCACCTGGTGGACGTCCACACACTGAGCTTTCCCAGTGGCCACGCGATGGGTTCGGCCGTGACCTACCTGACCCTCGGCGTCCTCATCGTCCGCACCGACTACGAAAGACGCGTTAAAGCCTATGTGCTTGGCGTTGCTGTCGGATTGACGATATTGATTGGCATCAGCCGCATCTATCTCGGCGTTCACTGGCCCACCGATGTCCTCGCTGGATGGTGCGTCGGCGGCGCCTGGGCACTCCTGTGCTGGCTGATCGCGCTCATGCTGCAAAACCGTCGGCAGATCGAGAGCGATCACGCTTAGGGATCAGCCGCAGAAAACGTGCGATGGCCATGACGGATGCATGACGACGCGCTATTCTCCAGCCGAGGGGTCGAGAGAGCCCCGCGTAGGTATCCCAGCGAGGAGGAAGGCATGTCAGCCACCGTGCCAGAAGGTCAACTGATCCCCGAGATTGGCGTCATTGAGACCGTCGAATCCGACAACGTCCTGCGCTGGGACGGCAGCAATCTCTACGTCGAGCAGGACGTCTTTCATAATGGCCAGCTCGTCCACCGCCGCTACAAGCGGCGGGTAACGAAGAACGTCGCCCAGGCCATCGCTCAGATGCTGGCACAGCATTAGGCGCGCGAGGCGTCAGATACGCCCGAGCAAGCCGCCAAGCAGCAGCAGGCCATGCGGCCAGATGCCGAGCTTTGCCGCGCTGCCGATGTGACCAAGTTCGCCAACATCAGCGAAATCGGCCCCCCAGGCCGTGGCGAAGGCCTCGGCTTGGGGAAAACGCACCCTCGGGTCATCGCGACTGGCCACCACCAAAGCTGGAAAGGGCAACCTTTCAAGCGGCATCGGCCCAAAGTTCCGAACCAGATCGAAAGAAGCGTCGGGGTCGTCGACATTGGTTGGCGCGGCGAGGAAAGCGGCTGCGACCTTCGACCTGGCACGGTCGGGCGAAGCGGCTGCCCAGCGAATGATGGTCGCGACACCGACCGAATGCCCAACCAGCACGACCCGCCTTGGCGCCGCAGCAATCGCGGTGCCAAGGCGCCCGGTCCAGGCGTCGAGCCTGGGCCGGCTCCAGTCATCCTGCAGGAGCCGGCTCGAATTGGGAAAGGCCCCAAGCCAATGCGACTGCCAGTGATCGGCCGAGGCGTTCTCCCGTCCCGGCACCATCAGGAAATCGAAGGAGCTGAAATCGACCGGCATAAGAGGCACTCTCCCGAAAGTTCAGATGGGCATCAACGCGGCTACCAAAATGAGCACGACGCAATCGGCCAGCCACCGAGCCGCTGTCCGTCCCGGGCTGGTCACGCGTTCCCATCCTGTAGTTCAATCCCACCTTGCGGATGCTGATGACGGCCGGCAGCGGGATCGACACCAAAGCGAGGACAAGCGTCCCGGCGAGCAGTGTCAACTCTGTCGTCATAGAGTACCGCAACCGTTGAATTATCGGGCAAGCCATCGCATCAACGGCACGTTCGAATTAAATTAGGATCATGACGAAAGCTAAGCAGAAAAAGCGTCGCGTAAATGACGGCCGCCCCCTCGGGCAGGTCGCCGCCCTGCCTTTCCGCGTCAACAGCCAGGGCGAGTTGCAGATCTTGCTCGTCAGTTCGCGCGAGACCCGCCGTGCGGTTATCCCGAAGGGATGGCCCATGAAGAATCGCAAGGATTGGAAGTCCGCCGAGATCGAAGCGCGCCAGGAAGCCGGCGTGGTCGGGGATATCAGCCGAAAGCCGCTCGGCCAGTACCTCTACTGGAAGCGTTTCGAAACCCATTTCGCGCTGGTGAAGGTGTCGGTCTATCCGCTCGCGGTGCGGCGCCAGCTCTCCGATTGGCCGGAACGCCATGAGCGCGAACAAAGCTGGATGGCCCCGGAAGACGCCGCTCTGCTTGTGGACGAGACCGATCTTGGCGGGCTGATCACCGACTTCACGCAGTCAACCGCCTGGCGCAAGCTCCTGCCGCAACGCAACGTGAAACGCGAAGACGAACAGCCCTCCACGACGGATGGCTGACGATCGCCTCTGTTGCGCCAGGATCGCAGGTGCCCCGTTGTTCACCAAGGAAGCCGGGTCACTTGCCCGGGGATGAACCTCCAGGGGAAGGCGCGTATCCCGCCGCTCCGTGCACATTGAACAAACGGCCACGTTCGGCGAACAGCACGAAAATCAGCGCGAAGACGGACAGCGTGGCAAATCCCACCGTGAGAGGCCGCGTCGTGCCGTCGAAGCTCTGTCCCAGCAGGAAGCTCAGCAACGCGCCCCCCACCGTGCTCACGAAACCCAGCGCTGATGAGGCGGTACCGGCGACATGCCCCACCGGCTCCATCGCCATCGCGTTGAAGTTGGAGACCATCAGGCCGAAGAAGAACATCATCGCCGCCTGCAGGATGGAAAAGGTGACGATATTCTCGAAGCCCGCCAGCACAACGCCGGCATGGAGAAGCGCGATCACCATGTAGCCGAGGAGCGCCGCGTGAGACACCCGGCGCATTCCAAGCCGCTCGACGATTCGGGCGTTCACCAGTGAGGACAGCGCCATGAAGAATGCGATGATCGCGAAAATAAGCGTGAAAAATCGCTCGGCCTGAAACGTGTCGGCGAACACCTGCTGGGCCGAGCTGATGAAACCGAACAGACCGCCCATCGCCATCGTCATGGCCAGCATGTAGCCCACCGTAACCCGGGTGCGGAAAACCAGGCCGAATGCATGGCGGATTCCGGCGAGAGAGATCGGGCTTCGATCTTCGGGATGCAGCGTTTCCGGCAGGCGCCTCCAGGTCCAGTAGATCAGCACCACACCCAACAGGCACAGCAAGTGAAAGATCACACGCCAGGGCGCGAACAGCACGATGACCTGGCCGATCGACGGCGCCAGAATCGGCACCGACAGAAACACGATGAAGGCCAGCGACATGACACGCGCCATCTGCCGCCCCGAATAGCAATCGCGGACAATGGTCACGGCGAGGATACGGATCGCCGCAGCCCCGATGCCTTGAAGAGCCCGAGCCGTCAGCATCACCTCAAATGACCAGGCGAATGACGCTCCGACCGAAGCGAGCGTGTAGATCACCAGACCAACGAGGAGAACCGGACGCCGGCCGAAGCGGTCGGCAAGCGTCCCGTAGATTATCTGAGCTACGCCAAAGCCAAGCAGGTAGGATGTAATCACCAGCTGGGTGTGGTTGGCAGTATCGATGCCCAGCGCCTTGCCAATCGCCGGAAGTGCGGGAAGCATCGAATCGATGGCAATGGCATTCGTCCCCATCATCGCTGCGACGAAGAGAACGAATTCGCGGAAACCCATGCCGGGATGGGGATTTTCCGGCGTGGGAGCTAGGACTGCCATGACACTTCCGATGATCTAGTGCGACGAGAACACGCCGCAATCCGATATATGCCTCAAAAGCGCAGCAACCCCAACTCGACGGAAGACGTAGCCCCTTCAGGACGACGTCGACACCTCCCGGGCCGGGAAAACCAACACCTCCGCCGCTCTGGCGCTAGCAGCACTCTTTGATGAGAGCTATCCTGTAAACGCCACGGCTCGGCGGGCTGGATGGTCTGGCGGCGAGACGGGGACGCTCCACAGGCGATGGAGCGCAACGGGGGAGCGTCCATCATGTTCGATCCTACTACCTGGACCGGTTTTCACACTTGGCTGAGCCTGATCGCGATAGCAACCGGATTCATTGCCCTGCTTGACCTCATCGGCGGCAAGGACCGAGCCGGCTTGACCGCGCTCTTTCTGATCACCGCTATCGGGACCAGCGCCACCGGCTTCGGCTTTCCTTTTACGGGCGTGCTGCCGTCGCACATCATCGGTATTGTGGCACTCGTCATTCTCGCCGTCACCGTGCCGGCTCGCTACCACTTCCGCCGCGTCGGCATTTGGAACGTGGTGTATGCGATCGGGATCGTTGCCAGCCTCTATCTTCTTGTCTTTGTCGGCGTGGCTCAGGCCTTCGGCAAGGTGCCGGCGCTTCATGCTCTCGCGCCGACCCAGTCTGAGCCGCCCTTCGCCATTGCCGAAGCGATCGTGCTCATCCTGTTCGCTATCGCCGGCTTCGCCGCCGTGCGCGGCTCGCGGCATGTCATGCGGCCTGCATTTTGAACTGAATGATGAACGGAAGCCCGCCTC comes from the Ancylobacter pratisalsi genome and includes:
- a CDS encoding NAD(P)H-dependent oxidoreductase is translated as MNLARMLKARADVGRPVRVGLIGAGKFGSMFLSQVRTTPGLHLLGIADLSAPRARAALERTGWDTDAAVATSFDQALRTGRTMLTEDAEALISADGLDVVIEATGSPAAGAAHALKAIAHDRHIVMVTVEADVLVGPLLATHARQAGVVYSMAYGDQPALVCEMVDWARCCGFHVVAAGKGTKYLPAYHASTPDTVWQHYGLTPEQAAEGGMNAQMFNSFLDGTKSAIEMAAIANAAGLAAPSDGLLFPPCGVDDLATILRPRSAGGVLEQSGTVETVSSIERDGRPVYRDLRWGVYVVFEAEPGSQGDYARRCFKEYGVVTDSSGRYTALYRPNHLIGLELGVSVASAALRGEPTGTTDAFNGDVVAVAKRALKSGEVLDGEGGHTVWGKVLPAAASLARGALPIGLAHRVTLKRDIAAGNVVGWADVSIEDTAIVRLRREMERAFAGTAVAAQ
- a CDS encoding DUF2087 domain-containing protein yields the protein MTRTVLPFEAPDISALARNLHRQITALDRAPGHVEILNMLARGAGFRNFQHLRADSQARLRLESAAPPPPAPTADHTRCARTLRVFDTEGQLVRWPKKRNQQELCLWVLWSRLPARETFAERRMNDELNRLHLFGDHALLRRELVEFGLFRRTPDGREYSRVERAPPPELAVMLTGLRERARA
- a CDS encoding thiamine phosphate synthase, which gives rise to MKLDPFYLIVDRTSWLPRLLPQGVKLVQLRAKDMDEPQLRREIAAARDVCERYGAQLVVNDHWRLAIDERCDFVHLGQEDLAEADVPAIRRAGIRLGISTHDEAELEIALGAQPDYVALGPVYPTILKKMRWEPQGLERVTRWKQRIGDLPLVGIGGLTIERAAGVRQAGADSLAVVTDILLNDNPEMRARDWVVATREMA
- a CDS encoding thiazole synthase; this encodes MDALTPNTAGLETAGLADAVDFYGTRVASRLLLGTAQYPSPAILADAIRASGAEIVTVSLRRESGAAKAGQSFWKIIRDLGVKVLPNTAGCKTVKEAVTTAEMARDLFDTPWVKLEVIGEDDTLQPDVFGLVEAARILARDGFQVFPYTTEDLVVAEKLISAGCEVLMPWGAPIGSGRGLNNPYGLRSLRAHFPGVPLVVDAGIGLPSHAAAAMEMGYDAVLLNTAVAKAGDPVRMARAFARAIEAGREAVIADPIDARDMAAPSTPVMGRAVLGD
- the thiS gene encoding sulfur carrier protein ThiS, with translation MKIIVNGEPADTGAGTLAELLGELGLAEAIIATALNGAVVRAVKRSGTPIADGDRVEILAPMQGG
- the thiO gene encoding glycine oxidase ThiO produces the protein MRVKVVGAGVAGLTCAHALALRGAQVTVVERKSASGQGCSWYAGGMLAPWCERESAEPLVAEMGLESLDYWRREVPDVPTEGSLVLAQPRDLPDLRRFSRRTTNYEWIDGQRLAALEPDLEGRFDQGLFFPTEAHLEPRKALAALTRKLTGQFGIDMRYEADGYDEADDQADQSDVVIDCRGLAARDQLADLRGVKGEMLVLYSTEIALKRPVRMLHPRIPVYIVPRGDGHFMIGATSIENDERGRVTGRSMLELLSAVYALHPAFGEAEIVEIGADVRPAFPDNLPRIRRRGKTIYVNGFYRHGYLLAPALARRVAELAFDGTHFPEVMDEDHREW
- a CDS encoding MHYT domain-containing protein encodes the protein MGSHEPVLVAVSILIAVAASYTALDLAGRIPRARSVAKVGWLATAAIVLGGGIWAMHFVAMLALHLDAPVSYDIGLTILSFTIAVVVTGAALALSSRSKVSRRSVLAAGCFMGLGIVAMHYTGMAAMRLNGEVTNDWRFVAIATLVAIAASTAAVWLAFRHHSLRQRVAGSLALGIGISGMHYVAMFGTTLPVSSHEMIPDIDPGIDNIDIVIAVTAATFVILAAALMAAVHDRRSSRLMEREALLWREGEERYRTLYRRTPLPLHSLNAEGRIEQVSDSWLDLLGYGREEVVGRPLTDFMTVDSARRRTDEHWPQLLDTGELREAEYKLIARDGRVLDCILSAVAERDSEGRLTKTLCGLINVTERRQAEEALRQAQKLEAIGRLTGGIAHDFNNLLAVIVGNLELARKRAPDEPRLIALLDNTMQAAQRGAALTQRMLAFARRQDLNPEPVDVPELVLGMADLMRRSIGPSIQIETRFPLGLPRARVDSNQLELALLNLAVNARDAMPDGGTITIAAREEVIVADGEPDSEELPPNHYFCLSVTDTGTGMDDDTLNRAAEPFFTTKGVGKGTGLGLAMVHGLAAQSGGRLVLSSRPGKGTTASIYLPLAEAAAKKSVGSDAYSASAKVMEGGQARVLVVDDDPLVLSATSAMLEDLNYRVTEASSGKAALAVLDTGADFDVVLTDQAMPGMTGVQLAAAIRERRPNLPIILGTGYAELPQDANAGVLRLGKPFGREALHRAIDTATHRPPDNVVNLPSRIG
- a CDS encoding phosphatase PAP2 family protein, encoding MVLALIGVAAGLLIFALIADEVVEGETHAFDEAILLAFRTAGDPADPVGPRWLEMAVRDITSLGSSTVLMLVTLAAIGFLVADRKRATALFVFLAVAGGVLLSFLLKIGFDRPRPDLVAHLVDVHTLSFPSGHAMGSAVTYLTLGVLIVRTDYERRVKAYVLGVAVGLTILIGISRIYLGVHWPTDVLAGWCVGGAWALLCWLIALMLQNRRQIESDHA
- a CDS encoding RBBP9/YdeN family alpha/beta hydrolase, translated to MPVDFSSFDFLMVPGRENASADHWQSHWLGAFPNSSRLLQDDWSRPRLDAWTGRLGTAIAAAPRRVVLVGHSVGVATIIRWAAASPDRARSKVAAAFLAAPTNVDDPDASFDLVRNFGPMPLERLPFPALVVASRDDPRVRFPQAEAFATAWGADFADVGELGHIGSAAKLGIWPHGLLLLGGLLGRI
- a CDS encoding NUDIX hydrolase, whose amino-acid sequence is MKNRKDWKSAEIEARQEAGVVGDISRKPLGQYLYWKRFETHFALVKVSVYPLAVRRQLSDWPERHEREQSWMAPEDAALLVDETDLGGLITDFTQSTAWRKLLPQRNVKREDEQPSTTDG